A section of the Oryza sativa Japonica Group chromosome 1, ASM3414082v1 genome encodes:
- the LOC136354889 gene encoding chitinase CLP-like — protein sequence MPPLVVDLAGPLLWSTCPPAHRTVPCSSSVCKVANWYRSPASCPYSDGGRPGSGDRGCACAAYPYNPVSGQCGRGDVAAVPLAANATDGKNPLFPVSFSAFASCAPSGLLASLPSGVAGVAGMSRLPLSLPSQVASSLKVERQFALCLPASGGGGDGAAIFGGGPFQLLAAPPMEIAEGLRRNPVPLLKNPKNGAYYLRVTGIAVNLEAVPIPPRALDLDVRRGTGGVTLSTVAPYTTLRPDVYRALLGAFDAATSGIPRAAAVRPFETCYRASALGTTRLGFAVANIDLVLGGGRNWTLPGGSSLVQVDEQTVCFAFLEMMGTSPAAADSPAIVIGGFQMENNLLLFDLEKGTLGIR from the coding sequence atgccgccgctcgtcgtcgacctcgccggcccGCTGCTCTGGTCGACGTGCCCGCCCGCGCACCGCACGGTCCCATGCAGCTCCAGCGTGTGCAAGGTGGCGAACTGGTACCGGTCTCCGGCCAGCTGCCCGTACTccgacggcggccggccgggctCCGGCGACAGGGGGTGCGCCTGCGCCGCGTACCCGTACAACCCGGTGAGTGGGCAGTGCGGACGCGGggacgtcgccgccgtgccgctcgCCGCGAACGCCACGGACGGCAAGAACCCGCTGTTCCCGGTGTCGTTCTCGGCGTTCGCGTCGTGCGCGCCCAGCGGGCTCCTGGCGTCGCTCCCGTCGGGTGTCGCCGGCGTCGCGGGGATGTCGAGGCTGCCGCTGTCGCTGCCGTCCCAGGTGGCGTCGTCGCTGAAGGTGGAGAGGCAGTTCGCGCTGTGCCTtccggccagcggcggcggcggcgacggcgcggccatCTTCGGCGGCGGGCCGTTCCAGCTCCTAGCGGCGCCGCCCATGGAGATCGCCGAAGGTCTCCGCCGCAACCCCGTGCCCCTCCTCAAGAACCCCAAGAATGGCGCCTACTACCTCCGCGTCACCGGCATCGCCGTCAACCTCGAGGCGGTGCCCATCCCGCCCCGCGCGCTCGACCTCGACGTCCGCCGTGGCACGGGCGGCGTCACGCTGAGCACCGTCGCGCCGTACACCACGCTCCGGCCCGACGTCTACCGCGCGCTGCTCGGGGCGTTCGACGCGGCCACGTCGGGTATcccacgcgcggcggcggtgaggccgTTCGAGACGTGCTACCGGGCGTCCGCGCTCGGCACGACGCGGCTCGGCTTCGCCGTGGCGAACATCGACCTGGTGCTGGGCGGCGGCCGGAACTGGACGCTCCCCGGCGGCAGCTCGCTGGTGCAGGTGGACGAACAGACGGTGTGCTTCGCGTTCCTCGAGATGATggggacctcgccggcggcggccgactcGCCGGCGATTGTCATCGGAGGTTTCCAGATGGAGAACAATCTGCTGCTGTTTGATCTGGAGAAGGGGACGCTGGGGATCAGATGA
- the LOC4326528 gene encoding chitinase CLP, giving the protein MSTLRCYFSLFLSLILLALLPRTLASDAFQAPRPILVRITKDTSTSLYTMSIRTGSRLVLDLGGPLLWSTCLAAHSTVPCRSDVCAAAAVQDNPWNCSSSTDGRGSDGGGGRGLCACSAYPYNPLNGQCARGDVTTTPMLANVTDGVNPLYPVAFPVHAACAPGALLGSLPSGAVGVAGLSGAPLSLPSQVAASLKVERKFALCLPGGGGTGAAIFGGGPFHLLVVPEEFGMVSNGLSYISYLRNPKNGGFYLDVVGIAVNHRGADVPPDSLALDAGTGHGGVMLSTVAPYTALRPDIYRAVIEAIDAELRLIARAPPSWPFERCYQRSAMWWTRVGPPLATVDLMLRSGGNWTFFGSNMIVQVNEETLCFAIVEMGPTPAMDESPAVIIGGFQLEDNLLVFDLEKGRLGSTGLLYWIRTTCSNFNFSWGTP; this is encoded by the coding sequence ATGTCGACGTTACGCTGCTACTTCTCGCTCTTCCTCTCGCTGATCCTATTGGCGTTGTTGCCACGGACGCTAGCCAGTGATGCGTTCCAAGCACCAAGGCCAATACTTGTCCGGATCACCAAGGACACCTCCACCTCGCTCTACACCATGTCCATCAGGACCGGCTCGCGCCTCGTCCTCGACCTCGGCGGCCCGCTCCTCTGGTCGACGTGCCTCGCCGCGCACAGCACCGTCCCGTGCCGCTCCGACgtgtgcgccgccgcggccgtccaGGACAACCCGTGGAACTGCAGCTCGAGCACCGACGGCCGCggcagcgatggcggcggcggcaggggcctGTGCGCGTGCTCCGCCTACCCGTACAACCCGCTCAACGGCCAGTGCGCGCGTGGGGACGTCACGACGACGCCGATGCTGGCGAACGTCACCGACGGCGTGAACCCGCTGTACCCCGTGGCGTTCCcggtgcacgcggcttgcgcgCCGGGCGCGCTCCTGGGGTCGCTCCCGTCGGGCGCCGTCGGCGTCGCTGGGCTGTCCGGTGCTCCCCTGTCGCTGCCGTCGCAGGTGGCGGCGTCGCTCAAGGTGGAGAGGAAGTTCGCGCTGtgcctccccggcggcggcggcaccggcgcgGCCATCTTCGGCGGCGGGCCGTTCCACCTCCTGGTGGTGCCGGAAGAGTTCGGCATGGTCTCGAACGGGCTCAGCTACATCAGCTACCTCAGGAACCCCAAGAACGGCGGCTTCTACCTCGACGTCGTCGGCATCGCCGTGAACCACCGCGGAGCGGACGTGCCCCCGGACTCCCTCGCCCTCGACGCCGGCACCGGCCACGGCGGCGTGATGCTGAGCACGGTGGCGCCGTACACCGCGCTCCGGCCGGACATCTACCGCGCCGTGATCGAGGCGATCGACGCGGAGCTACGCCTcatcgcgcgcgcgccgccgtcgtggccgTTCGAGCGGTGCTACCAGAGGTCGGCGATGTGGTGGACGCGCGTGGGGCCTCCGCTCGCCACCGTCGACCTGATGCTCCGGAGCGGTGGTAACTGGACGTTCTTCGGCTCCAACATGATCGTGCAGGTGAACGAGGAGACGCTGTGCTTCGCGATCGTCGAGATGGGGCCGACGCCGGCGATGGACGAGTCGCCGGCGGTGATCATCGGAGGGTTTCAGCTTGAAGACAACCTGCTGGTGTTCGATCTGGAGAAGGGGAGGCTGGGATCGACTGGCCTGCTTTACTGGATCCGGACTACGTGCAGCAACTTCAACTTCAGCTGGGGGACTCCGTAG